From the Stigmatopora argus isolate UIUO_Sarg chromosome 12, RoL_Sarg_1.0, whole genome shotgun sequence genome, the window TGCAATTCACATTGATAGATGtcaaatccttttgaactgcGGGCTCAATTGTCATTGAATGATCGCCTTTAAATGCCGTTAACGCCAACAGATGTAAAttatgcttaaaaaaatatgagaaatttgCAGTCAACTATGTGTTGGCTTTTtaaccttaaaaaaatgttccaattttTCATTAATGGCGTCTTAACTATTACAAAATGTGAgtaatttggaaaaaatgtgtgtaaagtcttttaaatttgaaaaaaatagattgctTAATAGCCATGTGTACTACGAACAGAAAAATGGGTATTTTGCGATTAATCGCCAATTGGCTAAAatgtaattgttttaaaatagaaaattttCCCTGCCATTGCCAACGATCGACATTCCAATTCATACAAACTGGGGGGAAAATGTGATTAATCATGATGATTAATCAATTCTTCTCGCAGAATGTCCGACAAAAGTGAGCTGAAGGCCGAGCTGGAGAGGAAGAAACAACGCATCGCCCAGATTCGGGAGGAGAAGAAGAGaaaagaggaggagaagaagaagaaggatgTCAGTTGACTTGAGCTCATGGCCTTAAATTAAAACCAAACTGTTTCCTGAGTTTTGTCCTTTTCCCTGGCAGGGCGACTCCAAGCGCGACGTCGGGGCCGACGACTCGGACctggagaagaagaggaaggaAGCCGAGGCTCTGCTGCAAAGCGTCGGCATCGCGCCCGACGTGCAACACGGTACACGCAGCGCCAAAAACATGTGCAAAACTAGCATGCTCCTATTTTTTATTGGCAGCAGCAATACCTTGACTTACGAGTgtcccaaacttttttttttcttgctaacAACTCGTTTTTTTATATTCAACCTTGTTTATTTTTAGCCAAACAACTATTAAATTAAGGTAAATTTAACTTTATTGGCCCGGAATGTTACTAAACTGgccaaaaatgattattttgataaGGGACTAATTCGGGATTATTTTTGGGAGGAGTCAAATCATATGTAATGGAAAtggtatttcctgttattttagcCTGGGTGGAACATTTTAAGGTGTAAATGTGCAGttggaaacaaaaaatgttcTGGGAAAAGTTGGGCAAGAATATTACATAATTATGTAAGCatattgttgttttaattaCCATAACTCTCAGACTATAAGAtcctactttttaatttttttgtccacTATGAAACGTTTGTCTTATTGGTGGGTTTTTACCGGCTAATCGGCTAAATGTCTTTTGTTGTAAATACCCCATAATATAATATGAACACCTGCGGcatacaaatgaataaatataatttcCTTCTAAAAAATGTAGCTATTGCCACTTAGATTTGCGGTAATTACAAAGACGGCTATACTTACTATAAAAATTAAGGATGTCAtttcaaatttctttttttcttccaatccaaataaatacacataaatacatataaaaacattaataaataaacatttcaaaaaatatataagcaaatgataaaatattctatttagtctttttgacattttttaaaatacaaaacaatacaaaatgaataaaaaatactttttctattaaataaataaactccaAAAAATATaccacaaaaatatttaatattttcaaaaaagttCCTTAGGACAACATTCTCAACATTGTCTATAAACAGCTAATGGCCGAgcagtttccatttttttgggaatCAAAATTCACTGGGGAGTaaatctcttcattttaatgaggAAATTAATTTCACATAATTACAaacggagcaaaaaaaaaaaaaccagaacAGTGCTCACTATGAGCAACTCACAAAAGAAACTCGCAAGTCAAAGTACAACTGCATTTTTGCCACTTTCCCTGCGGCTTTAACAAACTCTTCTCATTTGACTTGGGCTAAGTTGCGTCCCCCCCACTTTCACCTCTCacaatattgaccattttgggCATGACACTTCTACTACACCTGCCTATCATTTATGTTCATTCTCTCTTCTCTTCCCTATctgggtgtgtgtgcgtttgtgtgcgtttgtgtgtgtcctCGCTTGCATGCTTGGCTCATCCTCCCCGCCATCGCCATCCCTAAAAAAAACCACCCAACCACCGCACCCTTCCCGCTCACTCCCACACCAACCACAGCTCAGCCCCTGAGGGTAGTAACAGAGGATACCTGTCTATTTCACTACCTAGTCCCCGCCcccatgtctccctccaacAAATCAGTGGCCAGCGACGCGGGAAGTCAAGATTCCGGCGACGGAAACGCGGGACCCAGGTTTGTCTTTCTTCGTCTTGTCCAGCAGACACTTTATTAGGTAgacctagaccaggggtgtcagactcgggttggttcgtgggtcgcgttaacgtcaactcgatttcatgtgggccggaccattttagatataatatttagattttttaaataaatggattaaaagccctgaatattcagtttttttagatctaaaacaatgtttattttagttttttaaatatattttttagattttataaaatgatttttgaactaaaaacacagaaaaaatggataaaaaaatgacaattattgatttaaaaggaagaaaatcaggaaatttaatatacatctatactcttcattttaatttgatcctaaaacaaaaagtcggcactcatcatttactttcccgggccacacaaaatgatgcggcgggccagatttggcccccgggccgccactttgacacatgtgacctagaCCAAAGGGTGTTAAGGGTGGGacggaccgttttagatataatatttggatatttaaaatttaaaaaatctgactaaaagaactggataaaaagctcttaatgtttttttatagatctaaaataatgtttgttagagcttttttcttagtaaggaaaatgtcttttaatcgtTTGTTGTTCATCTCAAAaggaaacaatattttttaattatgttcaatattaaagtggaaaacaaaatatatttatatatttatttttagatgtcacaaaatgctttttgaactaagaccacgaaaagaaaaaataggattaaaattataatgtaaaaatattgttCGCAAATATTTCAGTATTTACCTGGAAATCAACCACAAATAAatgcatgttttaaaaaaaatcataaattggACATacatttttcgtttttttttttttgaagggggTCATAAAATAGTTTAGTGTACTTTTTTAATAGTAAAATTGTTATGAATTGCAATTGCAAATGAATCAAATTGTGCGTCATACCAAGGACCTCCCAATTCAATCGCTAGCTATTTGTCATAATTAATATTTTGATCATTGAGTTTACATTTTCATTCAGTTGTCTAATTTAACAATTGCATGGTAataatatagaaaataaaagcTTATTAGTACATTTTATTCCATTGACTAGTATCTAGCATTGTCAAAATTCATCATCAAAATCATTACAGTTGTCTTATCAGGATATATTTTCTTCTACTCTATGatcactatatatatttttggcattgtaaaaagcaaatgaaaacaaaagtttGCATCCCCCCGGTTTCCACAACACCGGTCGGTGTAGCTAACGTGGCTTAGCATGCACGTAGCAACGCTGAGCTCTTTGCCTTTAGCATCCCGCCAATGTTGACTGCATTAACACGCACTTGTTCTCTCCCTTTTCTTCCTGTCACCACCGACTCACCTCTTTTGACCGTGTCCATCTCGTGCGATCGCTTCCGTCCCGTCGTCTCGTCGTCCCgtttctctgtctctcgctaACGCCGTACGCTGCTTCGGCCCCTTAAGGACGTTGCATTGGGATCCCGACCCATCTACTCTGCAACTCCACTCCGAATCTGAGCTGATGGGGtacttctcctcctcttcttcttcctcttcttcttcctcaaCCTCCTCCTCTTTTTCTAGTCTCCTCTTTAAACTCTCCAACTATGTTAGAGTCTTGCTAATATCTCTGTAAGCCTTCATGATCATGTTTCCCCTCGTCTCAAGTCCTCTCCTATTAGTCCCCATTTTTTGCACCCTTGCGCTCACATCCGCCATCTTGACTTTGCACGTAGGCGCGGCGCCGCCAGGCTGGCCATGTCCAAAGTCACCCAAGTGGACATCGTCCCCAAGGAGATGGTCTCCTACTCGAAAGAAACGCAGACCCCGACCGCGGCTCACGCCGATCAAAAAGAAGGTCAGTGTTAATCTATGTTAAGCATTAATGGTAtcgataaaaaaataacaaataaatactgtatttttcaaacaATTTCATTTGCTTTGTGCAGACGAGGAAGAGGACGATGAGATAATAGCGCCCCCTGCGGCCGAGGACGCCCAGGAGGAGAAAGAAGACCAAGGGGACCAACAGGATgaaggtacagtaatccctcgattatcgcggttaatgtagaccagacatggccgccataaacgaaaaaccgcaaattagggtcacccctatttaaaaaaataaataataataatttttacttcagtgctgttttctagtagcaagcagggGACAGGGCTTCCCCTTGCAAGTTTCagcttggattttcacatttttatgaaattgcaaaaaaaaaagaattaaaaaaaaatccccagaaaaaaatctgcattgtagtgaagccgcgatatttgagggattactgtaactgtGTCATGTCATCCAAGCGGGACCAATTCCACTCGAATCCAAAATGACggctcgcaaaaaaaaaactgatcaaAAGTAAGATGACCTGCGTTTGTCCTCGTGCGCAGACACCCCCAAAGAGCTGACGGAAGAAGAGAAACTGCAACTCCTGCACTCCCACGACTTCCTGGCCTTTTTCGAGCGAGGCAGCAGGATCGTGGAGCGAGCCCTGTCCGAACAGGTGGACGTCTGCTTTGACTACAGTGGTCGGGATCTGGAGGACAAGGAGGGGTGAGCGACAACAAGAGCGAGAGCAAAGAAAATGGCGGACGCCGGGCTAACGCCACACCGCCTAACCTCTTCCGTCTGCCGCCGCAGGGACCTACAGGCTGGCGCCAAGCTGCTCCTGAACCGGCAGTTTGCCGACGAACGCTGGACCAAAAACCGGATGGTCACCTGTCTGGACTGGTCCCCTCAGGTccgtataaaaatatataaaaataacacaCACGCCTAAATCCACTTCTCTAACGAGGTCCCTCCCACCAGTTCCCCGAGCTGCTCGTGGCCTCCTACAACAACAACGAGGACTCTCCTCACGAGCCCGATGGAGTGGCGCTGGTCTGGAACATGAAATACAAGAAGACCACGCCAGAGTATATCTTCCATTGCCAGGTAGAAAAAACAAGTATAGTAcaagtacctctacttacggaattaattggttccagaactttttttcgtaagtagagcagtactttttatatgtaaattccgtaattcGTTCCTCGGTCTTCCAAAAAACTATTAACTCAACccattaaaaatgatcagtgtggataaaaaattgcaattattgatttaaaaaggggaaaatcaggaaatataatatacatctataatcttcatttgaatttgatcctaaaacagaaagttggaactcatgatttactgactcgggccgcacaaaatgatgcggcgggccagatttggcccccgggctgccactttgacacgtgctctagagCAAATTGCCATATCATTTTTcagcaaataattaaaaataaataatatcctGGCATAGGGACCTTTTAATGTGGCCCACGTGGCAATAGGATATTTTGTCCATGGCGAATAAGCCATTATTTTCCGTCCTCAGTCGGAGGTGATGTCGGCCGGCTTCGCCAAGTTTCACCCCAACCTGGTGGTGGGCGGCACCTACTCGGGGCAGATCGTCCTGTGGGACAACCGCAGCAACAAGCGGACCCCCGTCCAGAGGACTCCCTTGTCGGCTTCGGCGCACACGGTAAGTACGGCACGATCAAATCTGCACTTGAGCGTACGTACTTGACCACGTACTTGGCGTGGCGGCAGCACCCGGTGTACTGCGTCAACGTGGTGGGAACCCAGAACGCCAACAACCTGATCAGCATCTCCACCGACGGCAAGATGTGCTCGTGGAGCTTGGACATGTTGTCCCAACCGCAGGTATGAACCCATTGCTAGTAAACTAATCTCGTAAATATTCAATTCTCTTACCGGTGTTCCTGTTGTACCAggttttttgtattaaaaaaaccctcaatacattacaaaaaaagtctatggaaaatattgaatttaaaaaaaaataagataaattaaacatgaaataatcacaaaaagagaatatttacatttcttagattttttttacattttattttataaacaatCCATTCAAACTGTACTGCTGATGACAAATGAAGTGCCTACTTGaaatggtttggatgtctaACTCCGTCAATGGTAGAAATCcgtatttttctccatttcattACGGCCTTTGACTGCGTTGGACATAaggttagctggaataggcttgcCGTAGTTTTTCTCCACAGCTGAGAAATTAACTTGGAAATGCCAATacgttgtccatctcctcccttatataaaataaaatatggcttcttcttcagcgctgagtgccacccaattcagcgcagaagaagaagaagaagaagcagggccatgacttccaccattttttaaatcccgTCTTCCACATGCGAGTTTCATCGTGaatcttgacatttttatgaacttttttaaaaataattttgttataCTTAATATAATAACCTGCAATGTACTGAAAAAACGGACCGTCAAAATAGTTGCCAATGGCGCTCTTTCCGCTCGACAGGACAGCCTAGAACTGGTGTTCAAGCAGAGCAAGGCGGTGGCCGTCACCTCCATGGCCTTCCCGTTAGGCGACGTCAACAACTTTGTGGTGGGCAGCGAGGACGGCTCGGTCTACACGGCTTGCCGCCACGGCAGGTGGGTCTCGTCCGATTAAATACGGAATGCGGAATACGGAATATTTCGCCTTTCAATGCTCCCTTCCCCCGGCAGTAAGGCGGGCATCACCGAAGTCTTCGAGGGCCACCATGGCCCCGTGACGGGCTTGAGTTGTCACACGGCAGCAGGGCCCGTGGACTTCTCTCACCTTTTCATCTCCTCGTCGTTCGACTGGACCGTCAAACTTTGGAGTACCAAGGTCAGGCGCTTCTCTAGCGAGACACGTCAAACGGATCCATGCTGAAACATCGCCAAAGCGTGTCGGTATTTCGTTATTTAGCCAGTGATAGCATATTTTTGTTGTGAATATaacgtattttttggactaggCGAAGAATACACGATGATCGGGAAAAAATATCTCCAAAATACACAAGCgtttaagtcacatttttgggagggtgcttttttttatatggtcagaaaccaagaaaactGTAAAAGTAATGACATCATAGAGTTGTATTTTTGGGGGCAGTCTAtaggctaaaaaaaatacaacagcaCTTTATCAATCACAAGCCCAGTCAGTCTatcccaggggtgtcagactcgggttggttcgcgggccgcgttaacgtcaactccatttcatgcgggccggaccattttagatatgatatttagatttttttaaataaatggattaaaagccctaaatattcattttttatagatctaaaacaatgtgtgttttagctttttttatatatttttttagattttacaaaatgatttttgaactaaaaacacagaaaaaatggattaaaaaatgacaattattgatttaaaaaagggaaaatcaggaaatgtaatctacatctatactcttcattttaatttgatcctaaaacagaaagtcggcactcatgattgactttcccgggccacacaaaatgatgcggcgggccagatttggcccccgggccgccactttgacgcgtGGTCTATCCAAAACAGTGTGACTTATATTCCAGATAATACAGTAAATTTGTTTGTCAGTAGTTGAGGTCTAAACCATTTGAGCTGGAAGGGTTAAcgtcaaatagattggacgtctattgccatcaatggcattaaAAGACGGGCAACAAATGCTCTTTCGTTGCTATTCAAATAAAACGAGATGAATGAAGATTATATATTAAACAACATTTAACCCCATAGATTCTCTGAGCCATCAAAACcctcccaaataaaaaaaaatgcattaaaaatgtaGCTTCATGCAACAACTATtactaataattattttttttattgcatataGTCTTTTTTATTACTTGAAAGGTAAAACTTAAAATTTAATTGTACTTTTCTAATGACaacaaaggcattcaatttaaATGCGCTTAGTGAAAGTAATCATGTCATTTGGGGAATTTTGTTTATGTAgaatcaaaaatgaaaatgtccgttTTTGAGAGTGACAAATAACTAACCCGCATAACCCCCACACGCAGAGCACCCGCTCGCTGTACTCCTTCGAGGACAGCTGCGACTACGTGTGCGACGCCATGTGGTCGCCGACGCACCCGGCGCTTTTCGCTTGCGTGGACCTGGCCGGCCGTCTGGACCTGTGGAACCTCAACAACGATACGGAAGTGCGTggccgccgtccgtccgtctgtctgtccgtccgtcatCCGCCTCCGCGCTCACCCGTCGCTCTTTAGGTTCCCACCGCCAGCGTCTACGCGGAGGGAGCGCCGGCGCTGAACCGCGTGCGGTGGGCTCACTCGGGGAAAGAAATCGCCACCGGAGATTCCGAGGGTCAAGTGCGGGTGTACGACGTGGGAGAGGTGAGGTTAAGGGGGAAAGGCGCCCCAAAAAAAGGATGTGTGTGTGACCGTTAATCTTTCACGCTTCTTTTTACTAGAGGTGCTAGGAAACGGTGCGCTAATGCGCTAATGTCGTTTTGGATGTATGtactagatttaaaaaaaaaaaaaaatagcacaacaATTTGGAGTTATTTCACCCAAAATAAtgcgtcactttttttttttcagccgttctggttgtgacatcacaaccagaattgtcagtcatttttagctttttagcGCTGCGCTAGCTGTCGACAAGAGAATAGGAAGCGTATAGATAGCATGATAGCGGAGTACAAAAGTGGGCAGGGCCAAGATACTTCAGaaaggaagattttttttcagccgTTCTGGttatgacatcacaaccagaattgtcaGTCATTTCTAGCTTTTTAGCGCTGCGCTAGCTGTCGACAAGAGAATAGGAAGCGTATAGATAGCATGCTAGCGGAGTACaaaagtgggcggggccaagacACTTCAGAAAGGAAGATTAATTGGGATctcgtttttaatttaagacTTTCTTGGTacatttgtgtccaaaatgGCGTCTGTTATCCGTATAGAGTCAAAATTGATATTTATATTGGCTTTTAAAATAAGTGTGTATAAAAGTAGTACTTTATCAGATAGCAGATAATCTCACGCGCGTGTTTCAATTGAAATACATACTATTTtatcccttttttaattttaatgatgGCGTGTACGTTGCAATTAATTGCAGTTCAAATGTGTCATCATTACCCATCGTTAGCCTAtcagaaataacatttaaaaactgtTCAAACTACATTTAGGGTTGGCATCTTttctagaaatatatttttaataatatcacaacaaatacaatacatacatatacgtctagtctgaaaaatatgaatttgtcatttttttttcttttttagcaaATCTGCGTGCCCAAGGCGGACGAATGGACGCGTTTCGTCCGGACGCTGGCCGACATCAACGAAAGCAGAGACGAAGCCGAAGAGCTGGCCAACGTTTGACCCCAGGCGACCTTCTCCGTTGGAATTCAGTacacgccgccgccgcttttTTCCCCGCTCGCGAAATCCCCCGTACTTCGAGCGTTAGAATATTCTCCACCACTTTAGATGTTTTTGTCCGCGTTGTTCCCTTTCGAGTGACTTTTAGAGGGACCGCTTTGCGTCCTTGGCAACAAAAATCGGGCGGAAAAATGTAGAAGAAAAATTTGGCTGTCCATCCATTGAAACATTTCCGGGCCTCCATCAATATGCAAACGTTTGTACTCGCACCTTTATACTAATATTTTAtggttttgacattttatggAAGTGTGTTATTGGCAATAGGCTTCCCTTTAAAGCCGTAATTTTTGCGTTCCATTTTTAACCACTgcgatatttattatttattccgGTGCTTGCACTTATTTAAAATAGCTCTTCTTACCAAGGCTGCTTTTTACTAAAAGTTAGCGTAGCATGCGCAAGTTAACACTACAATTTTCAAGATGGCGTAAccaaaatctcatttttatAGCGATGTTTAACAACGACTCGCAACGGAATGACGTTCTGAAACCACCGTttacttgaaaaatgaaaaaaaaaaaacggttttgtatttaaatatgAGACTAGCTGAACGT encodes:
- the LOC144085353 gene encoding cytoplasmic dynein 1 intermediate chain 2-like isoform X3 codes for the protein MSDKSELKAELERKKQRIAQIREEKKRKEEEKKKKDGDSKRDVGADDSDLEKKRKEAEALLQSVGIAPDVQHAQPLRVVTEDTCLFHYLVPAPMSPSNKSVASDAGSQDSGDGNAGPRRGAARLAMSKVTQVDIVPKEMVSYSKETQTPTAAHADQKEDEEEDDEIIAPPAAEDAQEEKEDQGDQQDEDTPKELTEEEKLQLLHSHDFLAFFERGSRIVERALSEQVDVCFDYSGRDLEDKEGDLQAGAKLLLNRQFADERWTKNRMVTCLDWSPQFPELLVASYNNNEDSPHEPDGVALVWNMKYKKTTPEYIFHCQSEVMSAGFAKFHPNLVVGGTYSGQIVLWDNRSNKRTPVQRTPLSASAHTHPVYCVNVVGTQNANNLISISTDGKMCSWSLDMLSQPQDSLELVFKQSKAVAVTSMAFPLGDVNNFVVGSEDGSVYTACRHGSKAGITEVFEGHHGPVTGLSCHTAAGPVDFSHLFISSSFDWTVKLWSTKSTRSLYSFEDSCDYVCDAMWSPTHPALFACVDLAGRLDLWNLNNDTEVPTASVYAEGAPALNRVRWAHSGKEIATGDSEGQVRVYDVGEQICVPKADEWTRFVRTLADINESRDEAEELANV
- the LOC144085353 gene encoding dynein, cytoplasmic 1, intermediate chain 2a-like isoform X4, yielding MSDKSELKAELERKKQRIAQIREEKKRKEEEKKKKDGDSKRDVGADDSDLEKKRKEAEALLQSVGIAPDVQHVPAPMSPSNKSVASDAGSQDSGDGNAGPRRGAARLAMSKVTQVDIVPKEMVSYSKETQTPTAAHADQKEDEEEDDEIIAPPAAEDAQEEKEDQGDQQDEDTPKELTEEEKLQLLHSHDFLAFFERGSRIVERALSEQVDVCFDYSGRDLEDKEGDLQAGAKLLLNRQFADERWTKNRMVTCLDWSPQFPELLVASYNNNEDSPHEPDGVALVWNMKYKKTTPEYIFHCQSEVMSAGFAKFHPNLVVGGTYSGQIVLWDNRSNKRTPVQRTPLSASAHTHPVYCVNVVGTQNANNLISISTDGKMCSWSLDMLSQPQDSLELVFKQSKAVAVTSMAFPLGDVNNFVVGSEDGSVYTACRHGSKAGITEVFEGHHGPVTGLSCHTAAGPVDFSHLFISSSFDWTVKLWSTKSTRSLYSFEDSCDYVCDAMWSPTHPALFACVDLAGRLDLWNLNNDTEVPTASVYAEGAPALNRVRWAHSGKEIATGDSEGQVRVYDVGEQICVPKADEWTRFVRTLADINESRDEAEELANV
- the LOC144085353 gene encoding dynein, cytoplasmic 1, intermediate chain 2a-like isoform X5, coding for MSKVTQVDIVPKEMVSYSKETQTPTAAHADQKEDEEEDDEIIAPPAAEDAQEEKEDQGDQQDEDTPKELTEEEKLQLLHSHDFLAFFERGSRIVERALSEQVDVCFDYSGRDLEDKEGDLQAGAKLLLNRQFADERWTKNRMVTCLDWSPQFPELLVASYNNNEDSPHEPDGVALVWNMKYKKTTPEYIFHCQSEVMSAGFAKFHPNLVVGGTYSGQIVLWDNRSNKRTPVQRTPLSASAHTHPVYCVNVVGTQNANNLISISTDGKMCSWSLDMLSQPQDSLELVFKQSKAVAVTSMAFPLGDVNNFVVGSEDGSVYTACRHGSKAGITEVFEGHHGPVTGLSCHTAAGPVDFSHLFISSSFDWTVKLWSTKSTRSLYSFEDSCDYVCDAMWSPTHPALFACVDLAGRLDLWNLNNDTEVPTASVYAEGAPALNRVRWAHSGKEIATGDSEGQVRVYDVGEQICVPKADEWTRFVRTLADINESRDEAEELANV
- the LOC144085353 gene encoding dynein, cytoplasmic 1, intermediate chain 2a-like isoform X1, whose amino-acid sequence is MSDKSELKAELERKKQRIAQIREEKKRKEEEKKKKDGDSKRDVGADDSDLEKKRKEAEALLQSVGIAPDVQHAQPLRVVTEDTCLFHYLVPAPMSPSNKSVASDAGSQDSGDGNAGPRTLHWDPDPSTLQLHSESELMGRGAARLAMSKVTQVDIVPKEMVSYSKETQTPTAAHADQKEDEEEDDEIIAPPAAEDAQEEKEDQGDQQDEDTPKELTEEEKLQLLHSHDFLAFFERGSRIVERALSEQVDVCFDYSGRDLEDKEGDLQAGAKLLLNRQFADERWTKNRMVTCLDWSPQFPELLVASYNNNEDSPHEPDGVALVWNMKYKKTTPEYIFHCQSEVMSAGFAKFHPNLVVGGTYSGQIVLWDNRSNKRTPVQRTPLSASAHTHPVYCVNVVGTQNANNLISISTDGKMCSWSLDMLSQPQDSLELVFKQSKAVAVTSMAFPLGDVNNFVVGSEDGSVYTACRHGSKAGITEVFEGHHGPVTGLSCHTAAGPVDFSHLFISSSFDWTVKLWSTKSTRSLYSFEDSCDYVCDAMWSPTHPALFACVDLAGRLDLWNLNNDTEVPTASVYAEGAPALNRVRWAHSGKEIATGDSEGQVRVYDVGEQICVPKADEWTRFVRTLADINESRDEAEELANV
- the LOC144085353 gene encoding dynein, cytoplasmic 1, intermediate chain 2a-like isoform X2: MSDKSELKAELERKKQRIAQIREEKKRKEEEKKKKDGDSKRDVGADDSDLEKKRKEAEALLQSVGIAPDVQHVPAPMSPSNKSVASDAGSQDSGDGNAGPRTLHWDPDPSTLQLHSESELMGRGAARLAMSKVTQVDIVPKEMVSYSKETQTPTAAHADQKEDEEEDDEIIAPPAAEDAQEEKEDQGDQQDEDTPKELTEEEKLQLLHSHDFLAFFERGSRIVERALSEQVDVCFDYSGRDLEDKEGDLQAGAKLLLNRQFADERWTKNRMVTCLDWSPQFPELLVASYNNNEDSPHEPDGVALVWNMKYKKTTPEYIFHCQSEVMSAGFAKFHPNLVVGGTYSGQIVLWDNRSNKRTPVQRTPLSASAHTHPVYCVNVVGTQNANNLISISTDGKMCSWSLDMLSQPQDSLELVFKQSKAVAVTSMAFPLGDVNNFVVGSEDGSVYTACRHGSKAGITEVFEGHHGPVTGLSCHTAAGPVDFSHLFISSSFDWTVKLWSTKSTRSLYSFEDSCDYVCDAMWSPTHPALFACVDLAGRLDLWNLNNDTEVPTASVYAEGAPALNRVRWAHSGKEIATGDSEGQVRVYDVGEQICVPKADEWTRFVRTLADINESRDEAEELANV